A region from the Chloroflexota bacterium genome encodes:
- a CDS encoding P-II family nitrogen regulator, translating to MKLSLVVAMVDDDKTEAVIEAARSGGATGATIIKSVRGEGLQPGRSFLGLKFGVSRDVLLFLVMEPRARYILERIRDAGMMETQEGAGIAVQLSIEDAVGLNSQTTALLAELEGAL from the coding sequence ATGAAGCTGTCTCTCGTTGTTGCGATGGTCGACGATGACAAGACCGAGGCCGTCATTGAAGCGGCTCGGTCCGGCGGGGCTACCGGCGCCACCATCATCAAAAGCGTCAGGGGAGAAGGACTGCAACCGGGAAGGTCGTTCTTAGGCCTGAAGTTTGGCGTGAGCCGGGACGTCCTTCTCTTTCTGGTCATGGAACCGCGGGCCCGCTACATCCTCGAGCGCATCCGGGACGCCGGCATGATGGAGACCCAGGAGGGCGCCGGCATCGCGGTCCAGCTTTCAATAGAGGACGCTGTGGGATTGAACTCCCAGACGACCGCCCTGTTGGCGGAGTTGGAGGGCGCGCTGTGA
- a CDS encoding DUF1538 domain-containing protein — translation MIDFLNVIVTTTLTTLRDVIPIVAILVFFQVAVLRRRLPNMRAIAAGSVMVLLGLALFLIGLEEALFPIGETMAKQLVEKSASGAGALAQVVRWEDYWLIYCFAAAIGFATTVAEPSLIAVALKAEEVSAGAVNALGLRIAVAVGVAAGVSLGCFRIVTGTPLPWYIVVAYVIVIIQTYLSNRTIVPLAYDSGGVTTSTVTVPVVTALGLGLAASVPGRSPLIDGFGLIAFASVFPIMSVLGYAIIAERVERWRKKRQTKEVRP, via the coding sequence CACCACCACACTTACGACGTTGCGGGACGTCATCCCCATCGTCGCCATCCTGGTCTTCTTCCAGGTGGCGGTGCTGCGGCGCAGACTGCCGAACATGCGGGCCATCGCGGCCGGGTCCGTCATGGTGCTGCTGGGGCTGGCGCTCTTCCTCATCGGGTTGGAGGAGGCGCTCTTCCCCATCGGCGAGACGATGGCAAAGCAGCTTGTCGAGAAGAGCGCGTCGGGCGCGGGTGCGCTGGCGCAGGTCGTCCGGTGGGAGGACTACTGGCTCATCTACTGCTTCGCCGCGGCCATCGGTTTTGCGACAACGGTTGCGGAGCCGTCGCTCATCGCCGTTGCACTGAAGGCGGAAGAGGTCTCGGCGGGCGCCGTGAACGCGCTTGGGCTCCGGATCGCGGTTGCCGTCGGCGTCGCGGCGGGCGTGTCGCTGGGGTGCTTCCGCATCGTGACAGGCACGCCGCTGCCGTGGTACATCGTCGTCGCGTACGTCATCGTCATTATCCAGACGTACCTCAGCAACCGCACCATCGTGCCGCTGGCCTACGACAGCGGCGGCGTCACGACGTCGACGGTGACGGTGCCGGTCGTTACGGCGCTGGGCCTCGGCCTCGCCGCGAGCGTGCCCGGACGCAGCCCCTTGATCGACGGATTTGGTCTCATTGCGTTTGCCAGCGTATTTCCCATCATGTCCGTGCTTGGCTATGCGATAATTGCGGAAAGGGTTGAGCGCTGGCGGAAGAAACGGCAGACAAAGGAGGTCCGGCCATGA
- a CDS encoding CBS domain-containing protein — translation MTEQNTVQISDLMVSGVKTIDGLATVAEAMVAMKEYNVSSLVVERRSSDDELGVITVTDIAREVVATNRAAERVNVYEIMSKPVLTVRAQMQARYAARLLVHFGISRTLVVDDAGDPVGIVTLRDMVMGLAPG, via the coding sequence GTGACGGAGCAGAATACTGTACAGATTTCCGACCTGATGGTGTCCGGCGTCAAGACAATCGACGGCCTCGCCACAGTCGCGGAGGCCATGGTCGCCATGAAGGAATACAACGTGAGCTCACTGGTGGTTGAGCGCCGCAGCAGCGACGACGAACTCGGCGTGATCACGGTCACGGATATCGCGCGCGAGGTCGTCGCCACCAACCGGGCCGCAGAGCGCGTGAACGTGTACGAAATCATGTCGAAGCCGGTGCTGACCGTCCGCGCCCAGATGCAGGCCCGCTATGCGGCCCGCCTGCTCGTGCACTTCGGCATATCGCGAACATTGGTGGTTGACGACGCGGGCGACCCCGTGGGTATCGTCACCCTGCGGGACATGGTCATGGGCCTGGCGCCGGGGTAG